A region of Polyodon spathula isolate WHYD16114869_AA chromosome 4, ASM1765450v1, whole genome shotgun sequence DNA encodes the following proteins:
- the LOC121314794 gene encoding C-C chemokine receptor type 4-like, translated as MDIGSTMKTSTEHAYIYSEDEFDYNSSSEHAPCIKDNIGSTFLPTVYSLLFVTGLIGNALVLWVLIRCVKLRSMTDVSLLNLAVSNLLFVFSLPFLAYYAKDQWLFGDMMCKIVRGCYSIGFYSGIFFVTLMSIDRYLAIVHAVYALRTRTVKYGTIASIVVWIASFLVSFPEITYNQEITDNITTCRPKYPDSSIKTLKALHIFKMNVLGLLIPFGIMVFCYSCIRKKLLSCRSVKKQTIKLVFLVVIVFFFFWTPYNIVSFLDALQVFHVFDDCETNKRLDLSLQVTESIAYVHSCLNPLIYVFAGEKFRRHLSRLLFRFTDCKGLRSLQPTTISVYSKSTSIAEHSSGV; from the coding sequence ATGGATATAGGCTCCACAATGAAAACAAGCACAGAGCACGCCTACATCTATTCTGAAGATGAATTTGACTACAACAGTTCATCAGAACATGCTCCATGTATTAAGGACAACATTGGGTCTACCTTCCTCCCAACAGTCTACTCCTTACTGTTTGTGACAGGACTTATAGGGAATGCTCTTGTTTTGTGGGTATTGATCAGATGTGTAAAACTAAGGAGCATGACTGATGTTTCTCTTCTGAATTTGGCAGTTTccaatttgttgtttgttttctcactTCCATTCCTGGCATATTATGCAAAAGATCAGTGGCTTTTTGGGGACATGATGTGTAAAATAGTCCGAGGGTGTTACAGTATTGGCTTCTACAGTGGTATCTTTTTTGTAACCCTGATGAGCATAGACAGGTATCTTGCAATAGTCCATGCAGTGTATGCACTAAGAACTAGAACAGTGAAGTATGGCACCATTGCAAGCATTGTGGTTTGGATAGCATCCTTCTTGGTTTCATTTCCAGAGATAACATACAATCAAGAGATCACTGACAACATAACTACGTGCAGACCTAAGTATCCAGATTCCAGTATAAAAACCCTGAAAGCacttcatatttttaaaatgaatgtactggGGCTGCTGATCCCATTTGGCATCATGGTTTTCTGTTATTCATGTATCAGAAAAAAATTACTGAGTTGCAGATCCGTCAAAAAGCAAaccattaaacttgtttttttagtagtcatagtatttttctttttctggactCCATATAATATTGTTTCCTTTTTGGATGCTTTACAGGTCTTTCATGTATTTGATGATTGTGAAACAAATAAGAGACTTGACTTAAGCCTTCAGGTCACAGAGTCAATAGCCTATGTCCACAGTTGTTTGAATCCATTGATCTATGTGTTTGCTGGGGAAAAGTTTAGGAGGCACCTCTCCAGACTGCTATTCAGATTTACAGACTGTAAGGGATTAAGAAGCTTGCAACCAACCACTATTTCAGTGTACTCAAAATCAACCAGCATAGCTGAACATTCCTCAGGCGTATAA